In Rahnella aquatilis CIP 78.65 = ATCC 33071, the following are encoded in one genomic region:
- a CDS encoding NifB/NifX family molybdenum-iron cluster-binding protein, giving the protein MSKDDLLFWRLFAVVQLFPEIPPPEVLAWLTQGSREGDGNIGLAHLQAMSLEELEATFPGDAGKVTVSRWQSLMSCLQGQLPPHLTLNENRRQPQQLRVAFSSLDGITVNGHFGQSHLFFIYAFDSDGPYLMALRRTPVSPEGEESNETRARLISDCHLLFCEAIGGPAAARVIRHNIHPIKVLPGVSIASQLAALQRMLTENMPPWLARRLGKSNPLENRLFS; this is encoded by the coding sequence ATGTCAAAAGACGATCTGCTGTTCTGGCGTTTATTCGCCGTGGTGCAATTATTCCCGGAAATCCCGCCGCCGGAGGTGCTGGCCTGGCTGACACAGGGCAGTCGCGAAGGTGACGGCAATATCGGGCTGGCGCATTTACAGGCCATGAGTCTGGAAGAGCTGGAGGCGACGTTTCCGGGAGATGCCGGAAAGGTGACTGTCAGCCGCTGGCAGTCGCTAATGAGCTGCCTGCAGGGGCAACTGCCACCACATCTGACCCTGAATGAAAATCGCCGCCAGCCACAGCAGTTAAGGGTGGCATTTTCGTCTTTGGACGGCATCACGGTGAATGGTCATTTTGGGCAGTCGCATCTGTTTTTCATTTATGCGTTCGACAGTGACGGGCCGTATCTGATGGCGCTGCGCCGTACGCCGGTATCGCCCGAAGGTGAAGAGTCCAATGAAACCCGTGCGCGGCTGATCAGCGATTGCCATTTGCTGTTCTGTGAAGCCATTGGCGGCCCGGCAGCGGCGCGGGTCATCCGCCATAATATTCATCCGATCAAAGTGCTGCCCGGCGTGAGCATTGCGTCACAACTTGCTGCGCTGCAACGCATGCTGACCGAAAACATGCCGCCGTGGCTGGCGCGCCGGTTAGGCAAAAGTAATCCGCTGGAAAACCGTCTGTTCAGTTAA
- the nifW gene encoding nitrogenase-stabilizing/protective protein NifW: MDWFTRIEGVDELESAQSFFDFFELEVDPVLLRSRHLHIMAQFNQRLTAAVPVHFVDEEESDRADWRLARRLLAESYQHTVAGPLNTQSGLAVYQRNNGSFIDWNDLLEVRP, encoded by the coding sequence ATGGACTGGTTTACCCGTATTGAAGGTGTTGATGAGCTGGAATCGGCGCAGTCGTTTTTCGATTTCTTCGAACTGGAGGTGGACCCGGTCCTGTTACGCAGCCGCCATCTGCACATCATGGCGCAGTTTAACCAGCGGCTGACGGCAGCCGTGCCGGTACACTTTGTCGATGAGGAAGAATCAGACCGCGCTGACTGGCGGCTGGCCCGGCGTCTGCTGGCCGAAAGCTATCAGCACACCGTGGCCGGGCCGCTGAATACGCAGTCCGGGCTGGCGGTGTATCAGCGCAATAACGGCAGCTTTATCGACTGGAACGATTTGCTGGAGGTAAGGCCATGA
- the nifS gene encoding cysteine desulfurase NifS codes for MKNVYLDNNATTRIDPMVLEAMMPYLRDYYGNPSSIHDFGGPCRAGLECAREQVASLLGAAYTSEIIFTSCATEATSTAIYSAIALAPERREIITTAVEHPATLAVCEHLERQGYMIHRIGVSEEGALDTAHYYDALSENVALVTMMWANNETGVLFPVSEMATAAHERGILFHCDAVQAVGKIPISLRATDIDMLSCSAHKIHGPKGCGCLYLRRNTRFRPLVRGGHQERGRRAGTENIAGIVGMGAACELADVHMPMMASVQEMRDRLETGLLTTIPHTLLMGANQPRTPNTVNIAFEYIEGEAILLLLNHCGIAASSGSACTSGSLESSHVMRAMNIPYTAAHGSIRFSLSRFTREREIEWAIEQMPDIVARLRTLSPYWQQDKVQIAQGGLFAPTYG; via the coding sequence ATGAAAAATGTGTATCTGGATAACAACGCCACCACCCGTATTGATCCGATGGTGCTGGAAGCGATGATGCCGTATCTGCGCGATTATTACGGTAATCCGTCCTCGATTCATGATTTCGGTGGACCGTGCCGGGCCGGGCTGGAATGCGCCCGCGAACAGGTGGCGAGCCTGCTGGGCGCGGCGTATACCAGCGAAATTATTTTCACCTCCTGCGCCACCGAAGCCACGTCGACGGCCATTTACTCGGCCATTGCGCTGGCACCGGAACGCCGTGAAATTATCACCACCGCCGTTGAACATCCGGCCACGCTGGCAGTGTGCGAACACCTTGAGCGTCAGGGTTACATGATCCACCGTATCGGCGTCTCTGAAGAAGGCGCGCTGGATACCGCCCATTATTACGATGCGCTGAGTGAAAACGTCGCGCTGGTCACCATGATGTGGGCGAACAACGAAACCGGCGTGCTATTCCCGGTCAGCGAAATGGCCACTGCCGCCCATGAACGCGGCATTCTGTTCCACTGCGACGCCGTGCAGGCGGTGGGAAAAATTCCGATTTCGCTGCGTGCCACCGATATCGACATGCTGTCCTGCTCGGCGCATAAAATTCACGGGCCGAAAGGTTGTGGCTGCCTGTATCTGCGGCGCAACACCCGCTTCCGCCCGCTGGTGCGCGGCGGCCATCAGGAGCGCGGACGCCGTGCCGGGACCGAGAATATCGCCGGGATTGTCGGTATGGGCGCGGCCTGTGAACTGGCGGACGTGCATATGCCCATGATGGCGTCGGTGCAGGAAATGCGGGACCGACTGGAAACCGGCCTGCTGACCACCATTCCGCACACCTTGCTGATGGGCGCTAACCAGCCGCGCACGCCGAATACTGTCAACATTGCGTTTGAATATATCGAAGGTGAGGCCATTTTGCTGTTGCTTAATCATTGCGGTATAGCGGCATCCAGCGGCAGTGCCTGCACATCGGGTTCGCTCGAGTCTTCGCACGTAATGCGTGCCATGAATATTCCTTATACCGCCGCGCACGGCAGTATCCGTTTCTCCCTGTCACGGTTCACCCGTGAGCGGGAAATAGAATGGGCGATTGAACAGATGCCGGACATCGTGGCACGCCTGCGCACGCTGTCACCTTACTGGCAGCAGGATAAAGTGCAAATTGCACAGGGCGGCCTGTTTGCGCCGACCTACGGCTGA
- a CDS encoding NifB/NifX family molybdenum-iron cluster-binding protein — MRRANRYLDTVSVTQWPMQVAFASSDYHHVDQHFGASTRLVVYGVKQDQVQLLRVAEFSAESGHQQEKIACRMAALEDCVTLYCLAIGDSVFRQLLEIGVRAIKVPQDTDIAHLLKQMQQHWSAAERQVTRRGRDPGRFDKLLAGDEWQEEDRP, encoded by the coding sequence ATGAGGCGCGCTAACCGTTATCTCGATACCGTCAGCGTCACGCAGTGGCCGATGCAGGTGGCATTCGCAAGTTCCGATTATCACCACGTCGACCAGCATTTCGGTGCCAGCACCCGGCTGGTGGTGTACGGCGTAAAACAGGATCAGGTGCAACTGCTGCGGGTGGCGGAATTCAGCGCCGAATCTGGCCATCAGCAGGAAAAAATCGCCTGCCGGATGGCGGCGCTGGAAGACTGCGTGACGCTCTATTGCCTGGCGATTGGCGATTCAGTTTTCCGCCAGTTGCTGGAAATTGGCGTACGGGCGATCAAAGTGCCGCAAGACACCGACATCGCGCATTTGCTCAAACAGATGCAGCAACACTGGTCGGCTGCAGAGCGTCAGGTGACGCGCCGTGGCCGCGACCCTGGCCGTTTCGACAAACTGCTGGCGGGGGACGAATGGCAGGAGGAAGACCGCCCGTAA
- the nifT gene encoding putative nitrogen fixation protein NifT yields MPMVIFRLRNNSLYCYIAKQDMEAKVVQLEHNHPQQWGGRVCLEGGKAYYVEPQPGIPSFPVSLRATRSEL; encoded by the coding sequence ATGCCGATGGTTATTTTCCGACTGCGTAATAACAGTCTTTATTGCTATATCGCGAAACAGGATATGGAAGCCAAAGTGGTGCAACTGGAGCATAACCATCCGCAACAGTGGGGCGGACGTGTTTGTCTGGAAGGAGGAAAAGCCTATTACGTGGAACCTCAGCCGGGCATTCCGTCGTTTCCCGTCAGCCTGCGGGCAACACGATCAGAACTGTGA
- the nifE gene encoding nitrogenase iron-molybdenum cofactor biosynthesis protein NifE: MKAKEILALIDEPACEHNHKQKSGCSLPKPGATAGGCAFDGAQIALLPVADVAHLVHGPIGCTGSSWDNRGSRSSGPSINRMGFTTDMSEQDVIMGRGERRLFHAVQHIVSHYHPVAVFIYNTCVPAMEGDDVEAVCRAASAAAGVPVISVDAAGFYGSKNLGNRIAGDVMVKKVIGQREPAPWPENSPIPAGHRHSISLIGEFNIAGEFWHVLPLLDELGIRVLCSLSGDSRFAEIQTMHRGEANMLVCSRALINVARKMEERYQIPWFEGSFYGLRSMADSLRTIAVLLKDPDLQARTERLIEREEAATHLALAPYRARLSGRKALLYTGGVKSWSVVSALQDLGITVVATGTRKSTEEDKQRIRELMGEDVLMLDEGNARTLLDTLYRFGGDIMIAGGRNMYTAYKARLPFLDINQEREHAFAGYHGLVNLAEQLCITLESPVWAQVNRLAPWR, from the coding sequence ATGAAGGCAAAAGAGATTCTGGCGCTGATTGATGAGCCAGCCTGTGAGCATAACCACAAGCAGAAGTCGGGTTGCAGCCTGCCGAAACCGGGCGCGACGGCAGGTGGTTGTGCGTTTGATGGCGCGCAGATTGCGCTGCTGCCGGTCGCGGACGTCGCGCATCTGGTGCACGGCCCGATTGGCTGTACCGGCAGTTCATGGGACAACCGTGGCAGCCGCAGTTCCGGGCCTTCCATCAACCGCATGGGCTTCACCACCGACATGAGCGAGCAGGATGTGATTATGGGGCGCGGCGAGCGACGCTTATTTCACGCCGTGCAGCACATCGTCAGCCATTACCATCCGGTGGCGGTCTTTATTTACAACACCTGCGTACCCGCGATGGAAGGGGATGACGTTGAAGCCGTGTGTCGCGCCGCATCGGCCGCCGCCGGTGTGCCAGTTATTTCAGTCGATGCCGCCGGTTTCTACGGCAGCAAAAATCTCGGTAACCGCATTGCCGGGGACGTGATGGTCAAAAAGGTGATCGGCCAGCGCGAACCCGCGCCGTGGCCGGAAAACTCACCGATCCCCGCCGGACACCGCCACAGCATCAGCCTGATTGGCGAATTCAATATTGCCGGCGAGTTCTGGCACGTTCTGCCGCTGCTCGATGAGCTCGGGATCCGCGTGCTGTGCAGCCTTTCCGGGGATTCCCGTTTTGCTGAAATCCAGACTATGCACCGTGGCGAAGCCAACATGCTGGTGTGCTCGCGGGCGCTGATCAACGTCGCCCGCAAAATGGAAGAGCGTTACCAGATCCCATGGTTTGAAGGCAGTTTTTATGGCCTGCGTTCCATGGCTGATTCCCTGCGCACGATCGCCGTGCTACTCAAAGACCCGGATTTACAGGCGCGCACAGAACGTCTGATTGAGCGCGAGGAGGCGGCGACACATCTTGCGCTCGCGCCTTACCGTGCGCGGCTCAGCGGGCGCAAGGCGCTGCTGTATACCGGTGGCGTGAAATCCTGGTCGGTGGTCTCGGCGTTACAGGATTTAGGCATCACGGTGGTGGCGACCGGCACCCGAAAATCAACCGAAGAAGACAAGCAGCGTATTCGCGAACTGATGGGTGAAGACGTGCTGATGCTCGACGAAGGCAATGCCAGAACCTTGCTCGATACCCTCTATCGTTTCGGCGGCGACATCATGATCGCCGGGGGCCGCAACATGTATACCGCGTACAAAGCCCGCCTGCCGTTCCTGGATATCAATCAGGAGCGCGAGCATGCGTTTGCCGGATATCACGGGCTGGTAAATCTGGCCGAACAGTTGTGTATCACCCTGGAAAGCCCGGTCTGGGCGCAGGTCAACCGTCTGGCGCCGTGGCGCTAA
- the nifU gene encoding Fe-S cluster assembly protein NifU → MWNYSEKVKEHFFNPRNAKVVDDANAIGDVGSLSCGDALRLMLKVDPETEIILDAGFQTFGCGSAIASSSALTELIIGRSLTQAQQVSNQQIADYLDGLPPEKMHCSVMGQEALRAAINNFRGEAPDEDHEEGALICKCFAVDEAQIRRAVLANGLTTLEDVINYTKAGGGCTSCHEKIELCLEEILKEHPVKNPVAAKVRDENWLAVEEVVASLRPHIRADGGDMSLVRVDGQEVTVELSGSCSGCMMTDMTLAWLQQKLVERMGRYIRVVSAA, encoded by the coding sequence ATGTGGAATTATTCTGAGAAAGTGAAAGAACATTTTTTTAATCCGCGTAACGCCAAAGTCGTGGACGACGCGAATGCCATCGGTGACGTCGGTTCACTGAGTTGCGGCGACGCGTTGCGCCTGATGCTGAAAGTGGATCCTGAGACGGAAATTATTCTTGATGCCGGATTCCAGACCTTCGGCTGCGGCAGCGCCATTGCGTCCTCGTCGGCGCTTACCGAACTGATTATCGGCCGCAGCCTGACGCAGGCGCAGCAGGTGAGCAACCAGCAAATCGCCGACTATCTCGACGGTCTGCCACCGGAAAAAATGCACTGTTCGGTGATGGGGCAGGAAGCGCTGCGGGCTGCCATCAATAATTTCCGGGGTGAAGCGCCGGATGAAGATCATGAAGAAGGCGCGCTTATCTGCAAATGTTTTGCGGTCGATGAAGCGCAGATCCGCCGTGCGGTGCTCGCCAACGGCCTGACCACGCTCGAAGATGTGATCAACTACACCAAAGCCGGGGGCGGCTGCACCTCCTGCCACGAAAAAATCGAGCTGTGTCTGGAAGAAATCCTAAAAGAACATCCGGTGAAAAACCCGGTGGCGGCAAAAGTCAGGGATGAAAACTGGCTGGCGGTGGAAGAAGTCGTGGCGTCTTTGCGCCCGCACATCAGGGCTGACGGCGGCGACATGTCGCTGGTGCGCGTCGACGGGCAGGAAGTGACGGTGGAGCTTTCCGGCAGTTGCAGCGGCTGCATGATGACTGACATGACGCTGGCCTGGCTGCAACAGAAACTGGTTGAGCGTATGGGCCGTTATATACGCGTGGTCTCCGCCGCCTGA
- the nifV gene encoding homocitrate synthase: MAASEAERTGGGNRPVAVTINDTTLRDGEQSPGVAFRASEKMEIAQALVNAGVRELEAGTPALGEEECVRLAILRRQLPDTVMMSWCRMNSAEIHDSARVGMDWVDISVPASDLLREQKLHRPWPAVIASLKPLVQLAHRLGMRVCMGCEDASRSADETLHMLAEVAADLGIERMRFADTLGILDPFSTFTRISALRQHWHGGLEIHAHNDLGMATANTLAAVRAGATHVNTTVLGLGERAGNAALESVTLSLDRCLHLDCGIDFTELPALCRLVAAAAGRTIDVQHPLVGGQVFTHESGLHVAALLRDPRSYQGIDPSLVGREFNLVLGKHSGRQAVSGICARLGYILSETQTLLMLQEVKRFAEHFKRNPGEDEVIAMCQMRMDDQIPFEGQLQAQGG; the protein is encoded by the coding sequence ATGGCGGCTTCAGAAGCGGAACGGACTGGCGGTGGTAACAGGCCCGTGGCGGTCACAATCAACGACACCACTTTGCGTGATGGCGAACAAAGCCCCGGCGTGGCATTTCGCGCCAGTGAAAAAATGGAAATTGCCCAGGCGCTGGTGAATGCCGGTGTCCGTGAGCTGGAAGCGGGGACACCGGCGCTCGGCGAGGAAGAGTGCGTGCGGCTGGCGATTTTGCGCAGACAACTGCCGGACACGGTGATGATGTCGTGGTGCCGGATGAATTCAGCAGAAATTCACGATTCTGCGCGGGTGGGCATGGACTGGGTAGATATCTCGGTACCGGCGTCAGATTTACTGCGCGAGCAGAAACTACATCGGCCATGGCCTGCGGTGATTGCCTCACTTAAACCGCTGGTGCAGCTTGCACACCGTCTCGGTATGCGGGTGTGTATGGGCTGTGAGGATGCCTCGCGCTCCGCCGATGAAACTTTGCACATGCTGGCGGAAGTGGCGGCGGATCTGGGCATAGAACGGATGCGGTTTGCCGATACGCTGGGCATTCTCGATCCCTTCAGTACCTTTACCCGTATTTCGGCATTACGCCAGCACTGGCACGGCGGGTTGGAAATACATGCGCATAACGATCTGGGTATGGCAACTGCCAACACGCTGGCGGCGGTCAGGGCGGGTGCGACGCATGTGAACACTACGGTGCTCGGGCTTGGCGAACGGGCGGGGAATGCGGCGCTCGAAAGCGTGACCTTGTCACTCGATCGTTGCCTGCATCTCGACTGTGGTATCGATTTCACCGAACTGCCGGCGTTGTGCCGCCTTGTAGCTGCTGCGGCGGGGAGAACCATTGACGTGCAGCATCCGCTGGTCGGCGGGCAGGTTTTCACCCACGAATCCGGCTTGCATGTGGCGGCACTGCTGCGCGACCCGCGCAGTTATCAGGGCATCGATCCCTCTCTGGTCGGGCGGGAATTTAATCTGGTGCTTGGCAAACACTCAGGCAGGCAGGCGGTGAGCGGCATCTGCGCGCGTCTGGGGTATATCCTCAGCGAGACACAAACCCTGTTGATGTTGCAGGAGGTGAAACGCTTTGCCGAACATTTCAAACGTAATCCGGGCGAGGATGAAGTGATCGCCATGTGCCAGATGCGGATGGACGATCAGATCCCGTTCGAAGGACAACTTCAGGCTCAGGGAGGCTGA
- the nifN gene encoding nitrogenase iron-molybdenum cofactor biosynthesis protein NifN has product MAQILRNAKPLATTPVKSGQPLGAILASQGLENCIPLVHGAQGCSAFAKVFFIQHFHDPIPLQSTAMESTTTIMGSDGNVSTALTTLCQRSNPKAIVILSTGLSEAQGSDLSMALREFRDKEPRFNAIAILTVNTPDFYGSLENGYSALMESVITQWVPEKPPTGMRNKRVNLLVSHLLTPGDLELLRSYVEAFGLQPVILPDLSQSLDGHLANGDFNPVTQGGTSQRQIEQMGQSLTTITIGSSLNCAASLMAMRSRGMALNLPHLMTLENMDSLIRHLHQVSGREVPAWIERQRGQLLDAMIDCHTWLQSQRIALAAEADLLVAWCDFAQSQGMRVGPVIAPVNQQSLAGLPVEQVVIGDLEDLQTRLDSYPVSLLVANSHAAPLAEKNGIALVRAGFPLYDRLGEFRRVRQGYAGIRDTLFELANLMQARHHMLTAYHSPLKQVFGLSPVPEASHEAR; this is encoded by the coding sequence ATGGCTCAAATTCTGCGTAATGCCAAGCCGCTTGCCACCACGCCTGTCAAAAGCGGGCAACCGCTCGGGGCGATCCTGGCCAGTCAGGGGCTGGAAAATTGCATCCCGCTGGTTCACGGCGCGCAAGGTTGTAGCGCGTTCGCCAAAGTTTTCTTCATCCAGCATTTTCACGATCCGATCCCGTTGCAGTCCACGGCGATGGAATCGACCACGACTATCATGGGCTCGGATGGCAACGTCAGTACTGCGTTGACCACGTTGTGTCAGCGCAGTAATCCAAAAGCCATTGTGATTTTGAGCACCGGACTGTCAGAAGCGCAGGGCAGTGATTTGTCGATGGCGCTGCGTGAGTTTCGCGACAAAGAACCGCGCTTTAATGCCATCGCTATTCTGACCGTTAACACGCCGGATTTTTACGGCTCGCTGGAAAACGGCTACAGCGCGCTGATGGAAAGCGTGATCACTCAGTGGGTGCCGGAAAAGCCGCCGACCGGCATGCGTAACAAGCGCGTGAACCTGCTGGTGAGCCATCTGCTGACGCCGGGGGATCTGGAATTACTGCGCAGCTATGTCGAAGCCTTTGGCCTGCAACCGGTGATCCTGCCGGATTTATCACAGTCGCTGGACGGACATCTGGCGAATGGCGATTTCAATCCGGTCACGCAGGGCGGCACGTCGCAACGCCAGATTGAACAAATGGGGCAGAGCCTGACCACCATCACCATTGGCAGTTCGCTCAACTGCGCCGCCAGTCTGATGGCGATGCGCAGCCGTGGCATGGCGCTGAACCTGCCGCACCTGATGACGCTGGAAAACATGGACAGTCTGATCCGCCATCTGCATCAGGTGTCAGGCCGCGAGGTACCGGCATGGATTGAGCGCCAGCGCGGGCAACTGCTGGACGCCATGATCGACTGCCATACCTGGCTGCAGTCACAGCGTATTGCGCTGGCGGCAGAAGCGGATTTGCTGGTGGCGTGGTGCGATTTCGCTCAGAGCCAGGGAATGCGCGTCGGGCCGGTGATTGCGCCGGTTAATCAGCAGTCACTGGCCGGGCTGCCGGTCGAACAGGTGGTGATCGGCGATCTGGAAGATTTACAAACCCGGCTCGACAGCTACCCGGTTTCACTGCTGGTGGCGAACTCCCACGCTGCACCACTGGCGGAAAAAAACGGTATCGCGCTGGTACGTGCCGGTTTCCCGCTTTACGACCGTCTCGGGGAATTTCGCCGCGTGCGGCAGGGCTATGCGGGTATTCGCGACACCTTGTTCGAACTCGCGAACCTGATGCAGGCGCGCCATCACATGCTGACGGCGTATCACTCACCGCTCAAGCAGGTGTTCGGCCTGAGCCCGGTACCGGAGGCCAGTCATGAGGCGCGCTAA
- the nifM gene encoding nitrogen fixation protein NifM, producing MSIPVWHRYSRWKLAKQMKLSEELNPTPAQYQQFIEAWQRQQVIEEAVAQAALEHALNIEPQSVEVTRQALAAELPELELTATETEELLLHQTLLREQLNWVQQQAPLPDDAQVEAWYRGHAQHFVRPEQRYTRHLLLTVEGNSPAVREQIDAIARRLRDGHALFARQALRYSHCPSAMGGGVLGWVGRGILYPQLEDTLFRLEAGQLSSPVETELGWHLLLCEQIRLPQPLPKAEALTRVRQQLIARQQNHYQRQWLQQLINA from the coding sequence ATGAGTATACCTGTGTGGCACCGTTACAGCCGCTGGAAACTGGCAAAACAGATGAAACTGAGTGAAGAACTCAACCCGACGCCAGCGCAGTATCAGCAGTTTATCGAAGCCTGGCAGCGTCAGCAGGTGATAGAAGAAGCTGTGGCGCAGGCGGCCCTGGAACACGCGTTGAATATTGAACCGCAGTCGGTGGAAGTCACGCGGCAGGCGCTGGCCGCCGAGCTGCCAGAGCTGGAACTGACGGCGACCGAGACCGAAGAACTGCTATTACATCAGACGCTGTTGCGCGAACAGTTAAACTGGGTGCAGCAACAGGCACCGCTGCCGGATGATGCGCAGGTTGAGGCGTGGTATCGCGGGCATGCGCAGCATTTTGTTCGCCCCGAACAGCGTTACACCCGCCATCTGCTGCTGACCGTGGAGGGCAATTCTCCGGCGGTTCGTGAACAGATTGATGCCATTGCGCGCCGTTTGCGTGACGGGCATGCGCTGTTTGCCCGCCAGGCACTGCGCTATTCCCACTGCCCGAGTGCGATGGGCGGCGGCGTACTGGGCTGGGTCGGGCGCGGCATTCTTTATCCGCAACTGGAAGACACATTATTTCGTCTCGAGGCCGGGCAACTGAGCAGCCCCGTTGAAACCGAACTGGGCTGGCATCTGTTGTTGTGCGAACAAATTCGCCTGCCGCAACCCTTGCCGAAAGCCGAGGCCTTAACGCGGGTGCGTCAGCAACTGATTGCCCGGCAACAGAATCATTATCAGCGCCAGTGGCTGCAACAACTGATCAACGCCTGA
- the nifL gene encoding nitrogen fixation negative regulator NifL yields MSITALSASFPEGNIASRLSLQHPSLFYTVVEQSSVAISLTDPQARICYANPAFCRQTGFALETLLGENHRLLASQQTPKHIYDEMWRTLLQGKSWNGQLINRRNNRSLYLADVTITPVLGADGQVEHYLGMHKDISEKYALEQRLRNHITLFTEVLNNIPAAVVVVDEQDNVVMDNLAYKTLCADCGGKELLAEMGYPQLKEMLNSGEPVPVSMRGNVRWFSFGQWSLQGVNEEASRFFTGITAPGKLIVLTDCTDQHHRQQQGYLDRLKQKLTNGKLLAAIRESLDAALIQLNGPINMLAAARRLNGEEGNNMALEFAWREGEQAVSRLQACRPSLDFEPQAEWPVSEFFDDLSALYDSHFLSDGELRYVVMPSDLHAVGQRTQILTALSLWIDHTLSQAQAMPSLKLSVNIVAKQDASWLCFDITDNVPRERVRYARPEAAFSRPGNGMELRLIQTLIAHHRGSLDLSVRPDGGTLLTLRLPVQQVITGGLK; encoded by the coding sequence ATGAGTATTACGGCGTTATCAGCATCATTTCCTGAGGGGAATATCGCCAGCCGCTTGTCGCTGCAACATCCTTCACTGTTTTATACCGTGGTTGAACAATCATCGGTGGCGATTTCGCTGACCGATCCGCAGGCGCGCATTTGTTATGCCAATCCGGCATTCTGCCGCCAGACGGGTTTTGCACTTGAGACACTTTTGGGCGAGAACCACCGTCTGCTGGCCAGCCAGCAGACGCCGAAACATATCTATGACGAAATGTGGCGCACTTTGTTGCAGGGCAAATCCTGGAACGGCCAACTGATCAACCGGCGTAATAACCGTTCGCTTTATCTGGCGGATGTCACTATCACGCCTGTTTTAGGCGCGGACGGGCAGGTGGAGCATTACCTCGGCATGCACAAAGATATCAGCGAGAAATACGCGCTGGAGCAGCGGTTGCGCAACCACATCACCTTGTTCACGGAGGTGCTGAACAATATTCCCGCCGCCGTGGTGGTGGTGGATGAGCAGGACAATGTGGTGATGGACAATCTGGCCTACAAAACCCTGTGCGCGGACTGCGGCGGCAAAGAGCTGCTGGCTGAAATGGGCTATCCGCAACTCAAAGAGATGCTCAACAGTGGCGAACCGGTGCCGGTTTCCATGCGCGGCAACGTACGCTGGTTTTCTTTCGGTCAGTGGTCATTGCAGGGCGTTAATGAAGAGGCCAGCCGCTTTTTTACCGGCATTACCGCGCCGGGAAAACTGATTGTTCTCACCGACTGCACCGATCAGCATCACCGGCAGCAGCAGGGTTATCTTGACCGGCTCAAGCAAAAACTTACCAACGGCAAATTGCTGGCAGCCATCCGCGAGTCGCTTGATGCCGCGCTGATTCAGCTCAACGGGCCAATTAATATGCTGGCGGCTGCGCGTCGTCTTAACGGCGAAGAAGGCAACAACATGGCGCTGGAATTCGCCTGGCGCGAAGGCGAGCAGGCGGTGAGTCGCTTACAGGCCTGCCGTCCGTCGCTGGATTTTGAGCCGCAGGCAGAATGGCCGGTCAGTGAATTCTTCGACGATCTGAGCGCGCTGTACGACAGCCATTTTCTCAGTGACGGTGAATTGCGTTACGTGGTCATGCCATCTGATCTGCACGCTGTCGGGCAACGAACGCAAATCCTTACCGCGCTGAGCTTATGGATTGATCACACGCTGTCACAGGCGCAGGCCATGCCGTCTCTGAAGCTCTCGGTGAACATTGTTGCGAAGCAGGATGCGAGCTGGTTGTGTTTTGACATTACCGATAATGTGCCGCGTGAACGGGTGCGTTATGCCCGCCCGGAAGCGGCGTTTTCCCGTCCGGGGAATGGCATGGAGCTGCGCCTTATCCAGACGCTGATCGCCCATCATCGCGGTTCTTTAGATCTCTCGGTCCGCCCTGATGGCGGCACCTTGCTGACGTTACGCCTGCCGGTACAGCAGGTTATCACCGGAGGCTTAAAATGA
- a CDS encoding nitrogen fixation protein NifZ: MKPVFEVDQQVRVTRIVRDDGTFAGKTCGDLLIRRGSLGYVREWGVFLQDTIVYQVHFLDDDLIIGCREQELIAGDAPWLAGAFQYGDRVSSRRSLVIRGEVVVPQGGMGRVMSCEPLDSIFHYQVLFAQRIFQVPEHALKLEEELA, encoded by the coding sequence ATGAAACCGGTATTTGAGGTCGACCAGCAGGTGAGAGTGACACGCATCGTACGCGATGACGGTACGTTCGCGGGTAAAACGTGCGGCGACTTACTGATCCGCCGCGGCAGTCTGGGATACGTGCGTGAATGGGGAGTGTTTTTGCAGGACACCATCGTGTATCAGGTGCATTTTCTCGACGACGACCTGATTATTGGCTGCCGCGAACAGGAGCTGATAGCCGGTGATGCCCCCTGGCTGGCAGGCGCTTTTCAATACGGTGACCGGGTCAGTTCGCGTCGCAGTCTGGTTATCCGTGGTGAAGTGGTGGTGCCGCAGGGCGGTATGGGCCGCGTGATGAGCTGTGAACCGCTGGACAGCATTTTTCATTATCAGGTTTTGTTTGCGCAGCGGATATTTCAGGTGCCTGAACATGCGCTGAAGCTCGAAGAGGAACTGGCATGA